The following nucleotide sequence is from Acidobacteriota bacterium.
TCGGACTCCAGGTGATAGCCACGCACCACGTCGGCCAACATCTTTTCCATCATGGTCCGCTCGTAGCCGGTCTCCCCGGATGCCAGGTCTTTGGTCAGCATGGGGCCTTGAAAAGTCACCCACCCAAGCGTCTGACTGAGAAACGTCAGCAGTGTGGTGATGTCGCTGTAGCCCATAACAATCTTGGGAGTCAGGCGTTGCAGCCGCTGCAGATTGCTCCGCTGCGAGAGTTGCTCTACAACGTAGTTCGAGCCATACCCGCCGCGTGCGCAAAATACGGCACGAATGCCAGGGTCCTCCAGTTGCGCCAGCAACGCCTGCACGCGATCAGCGTGCGGCCCCGCGTAGAACTCTTGTCGTGCCAGAGTCTGCGGATGGCAGACCACGCGGTAGCCGATCGCCTCCAGTTCACGAATACCCTCATCCAACCGGCGACGATCCACAGGGCTGGCCGGAGCCACCAGGCCGATAGCATCGCCTCGTCGCAACGCGATCGGCTTGCGCACCGTTTTCTTGCTCGCCATTTTGAGCCACCCTCCTTGGGATGGGGATGCGGGACTTTGTTTGTGCTAAGAGCCTATGCTGCTTGCCTATGCTACGGGCACGTGCAACAACCTAAATCAAATACTGGCTAAATCAAATACTCGCCTTGAAATATGATTTCGGCGGGGCCGGTCAGATAGACACCGTCGGCCTCCCAGCGTACCGGAAGCGCTCCAGCCAGCGTGCGGACTTCCACAGGGCTCTCCGCGTGGCCATTCAGTATGGCGGCAACCGCTGCCGCGGAGCTGCCTGTGCCTGAAGAGTTTGTCTCGCCTACGCCGCGCTCCCAATAGCGCACTTCAATGGCGTGCTTCGAAACTGGCCGATAGAACTCAATGTTGGTGCGGTTCGGAAAGTATGGGTGCCGCTCGATCTCACGTCCGCAGTCCAGCCAGTTCCATTCAAAATTGTCCACTGCGATGGAGCAATGAGGATTACCCATTGAAGTGATGGTTGCTTTGCGTGGGCCGCCGGATAATGGTAATTCGTATCCAATCACCGGTTCGCCGACCGATTGCGGTGGGCGAAATGGAATCGAGTGCGCGTCGAAGATGGGCTTGCCCATGTGCATATCAAAAGTAAACTCAGTTCCCTTATGTGCCGTCAACTTGAGTTTTTTCACTCCGGCCACTGTCTGTACCGTTAGGTCGCGATCCCGCCCCGACGCATGGAGCAGATATGCCGCAACACAGCGCGTCCCGTTGCCGGAGATCTCCGCTTCGCTCCCATCGCTATTGAAAATGCGCAGGCTGGCGTCCACATCCGTTGTGATGCCAGGTACGGTCAGAAAGATCACGCCATCGCCGCCTGCGCCGTAGCGCCGGTCGCAGAAGAGCTGCTTGGACTCAGGGGTGGGCAGCAGATCGACAGATCCCTCCACAATGAGAAAGTCGTTTCCGGCGCCTTGTGCCTTGGTAAATCGAATCGAGTTCATTCAAAACATTCCGCCATGAGCCGCCAGACATGAGCCGACAGAGCGGCGCTAGACTCCCACCCGTGTGCTGTCCATCTCTTCATACCAGTCGGGACGCTTCAATACTTCGCGTGGCCTGCTGCCGTCAGGCGGGCCAATGATGCCGTCGCGCTCCATCACATCCAGCAGGCGCGCGGCGCGTCCGTAGCCCAGTCGCAGGCGTCGCTGAAGGATCGATGTGGAAGCCTTGCCCATCTCCACGATCACGCGCACGGCCTGCTCGTACATCTCATCCTTTTCGGCCTCGCTATCCTCGATCGGATCGTCCCCATCTTCACCCACTGGAGGGCGCAAGAACTCTTCCACATAATTTGGCGTGGCCTGAGCGCGCCAGAACTCGATTACTTGTGCGGTCTCAGCCTCGGTAACCAGTGGGGCATGGACGCGCACGAGGCGTCCTGAGCCGGGCGGCGAGAATAGCATATCTCCTTTGCCTAGTAATGCTTCCGCTCCATTCGAATCGAGGATGGTGCGCGAGTCAACCTTGGTAGCCACGCGAAATGAAATACGGGCAGGGAAGTTGGCCTTGATGAGTCCGGTGATGACATCCACGCTGGGCCTTTGCGTAGCCAGCACAAGATGAATGCCGACGGCGCGGGCCATCTGCGCCAGACGCGTGATAGAGAACTCCACGTTGCTCGAATCGACCATCATCAAGTCGGCCAGCTCGTCGATGAATATGACGATGTAGGGCAGGCGCTGATGCTCGCTGGGCGGCTCGAACAGATTCAAGCTTTCCGGCTTATCGAACAACTTGTTGTACTGGTCAATGTTGCGAACACCCTTCTCGGCCAACAACTTAAGACGCCGCTCCATCTCTTTGACGCAATTGCGCAGGGCGTTGGCGGCGACTTTTGGGTCGGTGATTATGGGCGTGATCAGGTGCGGGATGCCTTCGTAAAGCCCCAGTTCCAGGCGCTTCGGATCGACCAGGATCATCTTCACTTCGTCCGGAGTGGACTTGAACAGAATGGACAGGATCAAGCTGTTCATGGCCACGCTTTTGCCCGAGCCTGTAGAACCCGCGATCAGCAGGTGCGGCATGGAGGCTAAGTCGGCGACGCGCAGTTTACCATTGATCTCTTTACCCAAGGCCACGGTCAGGGGCGACTTGGGATCGGTGAAGACCTCGGCCTCCAGTATCTCCCTCAGACGGATGATCTCGCGCTGCGGGTTGGGTACTTCAACACCCACCGTCGACTTGCCGGGGATGCGCTCAATGAGGATGGATTCGGCTTCCATCGCCAGGCAAAGATCATCTACCAAGTTAGTGATACGATTGTATTTAACTCCAGCCTCCGGCTTGAACTCATAGGTGGTAACCACGGGGCCTGGGTTGATCTGGGTAACCTGGCCAAGCACGCCGAACTCCTGGCATTTGCTGGTCAGCACGCCGGCTCTGCGCTTGAGGTCCTCCACGTGGTGCTCCTGCGGGCCCTCAGGTGCGAACAGCAGGCTGGTGCTGGGAAGCTGATATGCATGGGTCACGCGCGGCACCGGCGGCTGGTAGCGACCGGAATCGTAAATCCGGCTCATGACCGGCATCTGCACGGCGATGGGCTCAATATCCTCGTCTTCGAGGTCGTCATCCGCCGCAGGTTCTGCTTCAGATAGATTATCTATTTCATTGATTACACGCTTCTTATCATTTACTGCTGGATGGAATGTTCGCACCATTGGCTGGGGCTGCACCTTGGCTGGCCGTAGGCGCCTGATTAGTGCCGACTTAATACTGGCTAACTTCTCACGCACTGCGCCGACCCAGGCGAATTTTTCCTCTGCCCAAGCTGAAGTGGCCTCCACTGAGAAGGAGGTGAGCAGGTAGATGGAAACCAAGGCCAACAACGCGAGGAAGACGGTGCTGCCGGGACGATTCAGCAACGCGCGCAGCCCGTCCGAAATTAGTCCGCCCAGCAAGCCCCCGGCGGGAAACATCTCAAAGAAGCGCAGACGATAGGGAATGAGCGCCAAACCCGCTTGAATGCTTAGGAAAAGCATCGCCGCGCCCGCAGCTTGAATCCAGGTTTCCACGACCGCGCGGCTGCGAAACATGGTCCAGCCCAGCCAGCCAAAGCCAATGGGAATCAGGAAGGCGCAAACCCCAAACACCTGAAACATCAAGTCGGCGGCGTGCGCGCCTACCGTGCCGATCCAGTTGTGGATTTCCGCCGCGGCAGCCGCGGTGTGAAATGATGAGTCGCTAGTGGAAAAGGAGACCAGGCTGAGCAAGGCCATCAACGCCCCGGCCATCCAGACCAACCCGATCAGTTCATTTCGCCTGCGATTCAGCGTCGGCGTTAACCATGTCATAGCCATTATCCTTGTGGCTGGATAAAATTATTTATTATACAACCAATTGTTTATAATACAGTTACTAAAGGATGCCGCAGAGATAATTGACTCCGCTGGAACACACCTCCAGCGCCTTATGGGTGGTGCGTCCGAAGAGTGTCCCACCATCTTTAGCAACCTTCTAGGGGGTAAGGTTGAGACGGTAGGACATAGCCAGAGCAAGTACTATTATGCCAAGTATGAACCGATAGTAAACAAAAATCCTGAATGTACCAAACTGCAAAAACTTGAGAAAGAAGGCGATAGTAGCGTATCCGGTCACAGCTGAGACCAGCGCCCCCACCGCGAACGGAAGCAGCGCGTCGGGCGCAAGTCCTTGATGATAAACGTCCACCAATTTCTTCAGACAAGCCCCGGCGATAATGGGAGTGGATAGCAGAAAGCTGAACCGCGCCGCCGAATCCCTTTGAAAATGAAGAAACAAGCCCGTAGTAATGGTAATTCCCGAGCGGGAAACACCGGGGATCAACGCCACCGCCTGCGAGCAGCCCACGAGCAGGGCGTCGGCAACGCCGACATGCCGCAAACCCTTGCTTCCAGACTGCTTGCGGTCCGCATACGCCATCAGAAGCGCCACCACAATCAGGGCCGACCCCATCACCCAGGGACTGCGCAACGTGGTCTCCACCTGTTTCTCAAACAGCAGCCCGACAATCGCCGCGGGAATAGTCCCCAGGACCAGTAGCCAGAGCAAACTCCCGTCTTCGACTGGACTGGTGGGAGCACTTTGAGCAGGCGAAAAATTTGTATTATTTGGGAAATTTTGAGTCCCCTTGGAGGTAGACAAATTCGTGGTAGAGTCGGCTGTGCCCAAATTGCACACTTTCACGGTTTTGTTGGCAGAGTTCACAAAATCAACATCGGTGGAATCTGTGGATTTAGCGGTTCCCAGCCCGCATCGCCGCAGGCCACCGGCGATCAACTCCATCCAAGTTTTCCAAAAATAAATGACAACCGCGACAAGCGTTCCCACATGGAGGGCGACATCGAAGGTCAGACCCGGATCGCGCCAGCCCAAAAGCCAGGGCAGCAACGCGAGATGGGCCGTCGAGGAGATGGGCAGAAACTCGGTGAGCCCCTGCACCGCTCCCAAAATGATCGCTTGCCATAACGGCACGGTTGGCGCGCTCCCTCTTAAGCAGTCCTGCGAATCCTGATTATAGACGCACCCTCCGCGACATGTTTCGAGTCACCGGCGCTTATTTCCGCCCTGCACCATTTTGGTGCACACGATTTAAGTATCCAATCCGTGCCGCACCTCATCGTCCAATGCCTTGGGTTGCAGGGGAATCGTGGTATGCTGGGCGCAAATAATTGGGTCAGGATGGATCACCAGGAAAAGGTGGTTCCTACAATGAGGCTTTTGCCGACAATGAAGATAGTGCCAACAGCGATGATTTTGCCGAATACATTTTTCAGGAGATATGCCATGAAGCGTAACATCCGTTTGCTCGCACTCCCTATGCTGGGTCTACTGTGCGCCGTCGTTTCGCTCGTTTCGCGCATGGAGGCGCAGACGCCTACCGGAACTGTCACCGGCATGGTGCGCGATGAGAGCGGCGCGGTTATTCCCGGCGCCACGGTTATCGTCAGCAACGACGCTACTGGCATCAAGCGCACGCTACAGTCCGACGCCGCAGGGCGCTACCACGCGCCGGGGCTTGATCCGGGACGCTACACCGTTGAAGTCCAGAACGCCGGTTTCCAGACAGAAGTGCGCCAGGGCTTGCAGCTCACCGTGGGACGCGGCATCGAGATTGACTTCTCGTTGCGCATCGGGCAGATCTCGGAGAAGGCCGTGGTAACCGCCGAGGCTCCGCTGGTCGAGACCGTCACCAACACCCTCTCTGGCCTGGTCGATGAGGATACCATCCGCGACCTGCCTCTCAACGGGCGCAGCTTCGATCACCTGATCGCCTTGCAGCCCGGCGTGCATTGGTTCCGCACCGGAGGACACGTGCCCACGGGCGGACTCATGTCCGAGTACTTCACGGTGGGAGGATCGCGCGCTCTCTCCAATCAATATCTGGTGGACGGCACGGAGTTGCTGGGCATCGGCGGGCAATCGATCCTGCCGGGTGGCGTGCTCGGCAAGAACATGGGCGTGGACGCCATTCAGGAGTTTAACGTGCTGCTGGGCAACTACGGCGCGGCCTACGGCAAGCGCTCGGGCGGCGTGGTGAACATTGTAACCAAGCCGGGCACCAACACGCTGCATGGCTCGATCTACGAGTTCCTGCGCAACGACAACTTCGACGCGCGCAACTTCTTCGACATCAACTCTCAGCCGCCCGAGTTCAAGCGCAACCAATTCGGCGGCTCGATGGGCGGTCCCATTCGCAAGGATCAGACATTTTTCTTCGGCACGTATGAGGGCCTGCGCGAAGTGCTCGGCCTCACCAGCCGCGCCGTGGTGCCCACTGATGAGGCCCGCACCCGCGCCGTGCCCGCCATCGTACCCTACCTCGCGCTCTATCCCCGCGCCAACGGAAGGGATTACCTCGACGGCACGGCTGAGTACAATTCGTCGCCAGCGCGCATCTCCAGCCAGGATTTCTTCCTCGGTCGCTTCGACAACACTTTCTCTGAAAAGGACAGTTTGTTCCTGCGCTACGGCTACACCAAGTCCAAACTGCGCGACCCCGAGTTAAATCCGCTGACGTTCACTGGATCGAACAGCGCCGGCCACACGCTGACGCTGACGGAGAAGCGCGCCTCGGCCACCACGTTGAACGAAGCGCGCTTCGGCTTCAGCCGCGCCCGGTCATTTTCCGGCACGCAATTCGTCATCGAAACCAGCCCGTCGCTCGAGTTCATGCAGGGCGCCGGTTCAGTCGGACAAATCGACATCGGGCTGGTCGGCGCGGGCTCGGCGGGCGGAGCAATCGTTCGCGCGGGCAACCGTAATGCGCAGGACCGTGCGCTGGTGATCAATCAATTCGAGTTCGCCGATCAGGTCACTCACTATCGCGGCGCGCACTCGCTGCAGATGGGCGGCACGATTCAGCGCATCCAGCACAATGAGAATTTCCAGGGCATCCCGCTCGGCACCATGGAGTTCAACGGCCTGACGGACTTCCTGGCGGGCAGGCCGTCGCGCTTCACCGGCGCGCCTCCCGGCACCGGCGACGCCACCAAGGCTTACCGCCGCATCTACTTCGCCGGATATTTCCAGGATGACTGGAAGTTTCGCCCGAACCTCTCGCTGAATTTGGGGCTCCGCTACGAGATCATGACCGTGCCCACCGAGGCCAGCGGCGACCGCATCTCGAACTATCGCACCCACTTTGAAAACGGCAATCGCGTGGTGGACTCGCGGCCGACTTTGGGCAGCCCCTTCTGGCAAGCCAGCCACAAGCTCTGGTCGCCGCGCGTCGGATTCTCCTACAACCCGGACGGCGAGGGCAAGATGGTGTTCCGCGGCGGCTTCGGCACTTTCTACGATCAGCTTGTCTCCGAGTTCCGTTTCTACACCAACGCCAATCTGCCGTTCTTCGGCAATCTGCAGGTGAACAATCCGCCCTTCCCCCTCGGCCTGGCCGGAACCGGGACGACTCCATTGCCGGCGCCGCAAGGAGTGGACCACGAGTTGAAAGTTCCTGTGAAGCTGCAATGGAACTTCTCGATCCAGCGGCAGATCACCGCCAACTCGGCTTTGAGCGTGGCCTATCTCGGCGCACACTCCTATAACTTGTCGCGCGTGGCCGACTTCAACACGCCCATCCCCGCGCTGGTCAATGGCGCAAAGTTTTTCGCCGCCGCACCGCTGCCGCGCCGCAACCCCACGCTGGGCGGCAGTCAGATCGTGATGACCGACACGCACGGCTTCTACCACGGCCTGCAGGCGGACCTGACGCAGCGCATGTCCAACAGCCTGCGCGGCAAGTTCTCCTACACCTTTTCGCGCAATATCGATGAAGCGTCGTCCATCACCGGTCAGGAAGCGCTCGGCGCGCCCGCCACGGCGCAGGATCCGGAGAATGCCCGCGATGATAGAGGACTCTCGTCGTTTGACGCGCGGCACACGTTTGTTTCGAACCTCACTTACGACCTGCCGAAATTTGCGTCTTCTGGAAACGGGGGCGGCGCGGCGGCGCGCATCGCCAACGGCTGGCAGTTCAGCGGCATCTTCACCACCAACACCGGCGAGCCCTTTACTGTCCTATCCGGCTTCAACCGTTCGCGCAGCCAGAGCCGCAGCGTGGCCGATCGCCCCAGTCTCGCCGCAGGCAAGAGCAACAATCCAGTCGTGGGCGCCGGCGCAGGTTGTGGCGTGATCGCGCCGGGCGAAACGCTCGGCGGGCCGGCGCGCTACTATGACCCCTGCGCGTTCGTGCTTCCCGACATCGGCACCTACGGCAACCTGGGGCGCAATACGCTCATCGGCCCGGGATTCATCAGCGTGGATTTCAGCCTGGTGAAGGCCACCTCCATCAGCGAACGTTTCCAGACCGAGTTCCGCGCCGAGGTGTTCAACCTGTTCAACCACGCCAATTTCGGACTGCCCAGCAATTCCGTGCTGAACGCTCCGCCGGCGGCCACGCCGAATCTGTTGAGTTATCGCGGCGCGGCGGGCATCATCTCGACAACCAGCAACACCTCGCGCCAGATTCAGTTTGGCCTCAAGATTTCGTTCTAGGCCATTTTTGCAGATTGTGTATAGTTGCGAAACTCCAAACGAGCCCCGCAGGGGCGGAAAAACGCTCTACACCAAAAGTAAAAATGGTCTAGAGCAGTGGGCAGGAAGTGCGCGGCAGCGATCCCATGTCCTGTCCGGTGGGTGTATGTATCGGTGTGTACGCGCAGTTTAATTTACGGTAGAACGGCTTTGACCGGTGCTACCCCTGTGGTGGGGATGGTGATGGCGGCGGTGGGGCTGGCTCCCAGAGAGAGCAACAGGCCGGCGGCGCTGGGGTGTGGACCAAAAGGCTTCTTGGTAAAATTTGCCACCTTGATTCCAATTAATCCCTGCGCAATGCTCAGCGGCGTTTGCTCGAAGACATCGCGGACATCCATGCGCGCGCCGCGCTCCACCAGAAACCGGATGATCGCCTCCGTGCCGGTGTACGCCGCGCCGTGCAGAGCGGTCCAGCCATTCTCTCCCACCGCATTCACATCTGCGCCCAGGTCCAGAAGAAGTTTGGCGATGGCGAGCGACTCGGCATCCTGCCGCGCGGTGCGGTCCTCGAAGTTTCCGAGGCCGGCGGCTACCATCAACGCCGTGGTATTTTGCGTCGTGGCAATCTTCGGGTCCGCGCCGCGATCCAGCAAATAGCGCACCAGCTCGATCTCACCGGTTCCCACGGCGAGAAAAAAGGGCGTGGCTCCGGCCATACCGAACCGCGGCGTGCTGCCGGGCAGCACCGGATCGGTTTTGACGCGAGCGTTGATGTTCCCGCCGCGATCCAGCAGCGCCGTCAACAACGTTTTCATGCTGGGGCGGAACATGAACGACGCCACCGCCAGGTGGCCCGGCACGGCGGAGATATTGGCCATCCCCTCGAGCAGCGCATAGTGCATCGCCGTCAATCCATCCTTGTCGGCGGCATTCGGATCGGCGCCCTGCTC
It contains:
- a CDS encoding LD-carboxypeptidase gives rise to the protein MASKKTVRKPIALRRGDAIGLVAPASPVDRRRLDEGIRELEAIGYRVVCHPQTLARQEFYAGPHADRVQALLAQLEDPGIRAVFCARGGYGSNYVVEQLSQRSNLQRLQRLTPKIVMGYSDITTLLTFLSQTLGWVTFQGPMLTKDLASGETGYERTMMEKMLADVVRGYHLESDAVVLRPGTATGWLAGGCLSLLVATLGTPQEIATAGSILLLEDVDEKPYRIDRMLFQLRRAGKFKDIKGVIFGEMPGCTLGPPPHEVLHNVILQAFEGMNIPIAFGMRFGHNSGHCLTLPLGIRAKLEADATVKLTTLEPAVRAAEKKSKTTHKSAKKKPK
- a CDS encoding diaminopimelate epimerase translates to MNSIRFTKAQGAGNDFLIVEGSVDLLPTPESKQLFCDRRYGAGGDGVIFLTVPGITTDVDASLRIFNSDGSEAEISGNGTRCVAAYLLHASGRDRDLTVQTVAGVKKLKLTAHKGTEFTFDMHMGKPIFDAHSIPFRPPQSVGEPVIGYELPLSGGPRKATITSMGNPHCSIAVDNFEWNWLDCGREIERHPYFPNRTNIEFYRPVSKHAIEVRYWERGVGETNSSGTGSSAAAVAAILNGHAESPVEVRTLAGALPVRWEADGVYLTGPAEIIFQGEYLI
- a CDS encoding DNA translocase FtsK, whose translation is MTWLTPTLNRRRNELIGLVWMAGALMALLSLVSFSTSDSSFHTAAAAAEIHNWIGTVGAHAADLMFQVFGVCAFLIPIGFGWLGWTMFRSRAVVETWIQAAGAAMLFLSIQAGLALIPYRLRFFEMFPAGGLLGGLISDGLRALLNRPGSTVFLALLALVSIYLLTSFSVEATSAWAEEKFAWVGAVREKLASIKSALIRRLRPAKVQPQPMVRTFHPAVNDKKRVINEIDNLSEAEPAADDDLEDEDIEPIAVQMPVMSRIYDSGRYQPPVPRVTHAYQLPSTSLLFAPEGPQEHHVEDLKRRAGVLTSKCQEFGVLGQVTQINPGPVVTTYEFKPEAGVKYNRITNLVDDLCLAMEAESILIERIPGKSTVGVEVPNPQREIIRLREILEAEVFTDPKSPLTVALGKEINGKLRVADLASMPHLLIAGSTGSGKSVAMNSLILSILFKSTPDEVKMILVDPKRLELGLYEGIPHLITPIITDPKVAANALRNCVKEMERRLKLLAEKGVRNIDQYNKLFDKPESLNLFEPPSEHQRLPYIVIFIDELADLMMVDSSNVEFSITRLAQMARAVGIHLVLATQRPSVDVITGLIKANFPARISFRVATKVDSRTILDSNGAEALLGKGDMLFSPPGSGRLVRVHAPLVTEAETAQVIEFWRAQATPNYVEEFLRPPVGEDGDDPIEDSEAEKDEMYEQAVRVIVEMGKASTSILQRRLRLGYGRAARLLDVMERDGIIGPPDGSRPREVLKRPDWYEEMDSTRVGV
- a CDS encoding undecaprenyl-diphosphate phosphatase, whose product is MPLWQAIILGAVQGLTEFLPISSTAHLALLPWLLGWRDPGLTFDVALHVGTLVAVVIYFWKTWMELIAGGLRRCGLGTAKSTDSTDVDFVNSANKTVKVCNLGTADSTTNLSTSKGTQNFPNNTNFSPAQSAPTSPVEDGSLLWLLVLGTIPAAIVGLLFEKQVETTLRSPWVMGSALIVVALLMAYADRKQSGSKGLRHVGVADALLVGCSQAVALIPGVSRSGITITTGLFLHFQRDSAARFSFLLSTPIIAGACLKKLVDVYHQGLAPDALLPFAVGALVSAVTGYATIAFFLKFLQFGTFRIFVYYRFILGIIVLALAMSYRLNLTP
- a CDS encoding TonB-dependent receptor, translated to MLGANNWVRMDHQEKVVPTMRLLPTMKIVPTAMILPNTFFRRYAMKRNIRLLALPMLGLLCAVVSLVSRMEAQTPTGTVTGMVRDESGAVIPGATVIVSNDATGIKRTLQSDAAGRYHAPGLDPGRYTVEVQNAGFQTEVRQGLQLTVGRGIEIDFSLRIGQISEKAVVTAEAPLVETVTNTLSGLVDEDTIRDLPLNGRSFDHLIALQPGVHWFRTGGHVPTGGLMSEYFTVGGSRALSNQYLVDGTELLGIGGQSILPGGVLGKNMGVDAIQEFNVLLGNYGAAYGKRSGGVVNIVTKPGTNTLHGSIYEFLRNDNFDARNFFDINSQPPEFKRNQFGGSMGGPIRKDQTFFFGTYEGLREVLGLTSRAVVPTDEARTRAVPAIVPYLALYPRANGRDYLDGTAEYNSSPARISSQDFFLGRFDNTFSEKDSLFLRYGYTKSKLRDPELNPLTFTGSNSAGHTLTLTEKRASATTLNEARFGFSRARSFSGTQFVIETSPSLEFMQGAGSVGQIDIGLVGAGSAGGAIVRAGNRNAQDRALVINQFEFADQVTHYRGAHSLQMGGTIQRIQHNENFQGIPLGTMEFNGLTDFLAGRPSRFTGAPPGTGDATKAYRRIYFAGYFQDDWKFRPNLSLNLGLRYEIMTVPTEASGDRISNYRTHFENGNRVVDSRPTLGSPFWQASHKLWSPRVGFSYNPDGEGKMVFRGGFGTFYDQLVSEFRFYTNANLPFFGNLQVNNPPFPLGLAGTGTTPLPAPQGVDHELKVPVKLQWNFSIQRQITANSALSVAYLGAHSYNLSRVADFNTPIPALVNGAKFFAAAPLPRRNPTLGGSQIVMTDTHGFYHGLQADLTQRMSNSLRGKFSYTFSRNIDEASSITGQEALGAPATAQDPENARDDRGLSSFDARHTFVSNLTYDLPKFASSGNGGGAAARIANGWQFSGIFTTNTGEPFTVLSGFNRSRSQSRSVADRPSLAAGKSNNPVVGAGAGCGVIAPGETLGGPARYYDPCAFVLPDIGTYGNLGRNTLIGPGFISVDFSLVKATSISERFQTEFRAEVFNLFNHANFGLPSNSVLNAPPAATPNLLSYRGAAGIISTTSNTSRQIQFGLKISF